In Longimicrobiaceae bacterium, the genomic stretch GCCGCCGGGAAGGCGCTGGAGAAGACGGAGCTGCGCCGCGCCAACCGCACCCTCGTTGCGCGCCTGGCGGAGGGGCGCGGCACCTCCACGCTGGGGAGCTCGCCGCGCATGCGCGAGATGGCGCGGCAGGTGGAGCTGCTGGCCGCCTCCGAGGGGACCACGGTGCTCCTGCTGGGGGAGAGCGGGACGGGGAAGGGGTGGGTCGCCCAGATGCTGCACGCGCACTCGCCGCGCGCCCGCGCCCCCTTCGTGGAGGTCAACTGCGCCGGGCTCTCGGCCAACTTCCTGGACTCGGAGCTGTTCGGGCACGAGAAGGGCGCCTTCACGGACGCGAAGACGATGAAGCGCGGCCTCTTCGAGGTGGCGCACGGGGGGACGCTCTTCCTGGACGAGGTGGGCGACCTGGCGGCGGACCTCCAGCCCAAGCTGCTCAAGGTGCTGGAGCGCAAGACCTTCCGGCGCCTGGGCGGGACCCGCGAGATCGAGGTTGACGTGCGCCTGGTGGCGGCCACGAACCGCGACCTGGAGTCCGAGGTGGCGGCGGGGCGCTTCCGCGAGGACCTGTTCTACCGCCTCAACGTGCTCCCGCTCACCCTCCCGCCGCTGCGCGAGCGGACCCGCGACGACCTGCTGGACCTGGTCCGGCGCCTCATGGCCGAGCTGCGGACGACCCACCCGCGCGGGGCGCCCCGGCTGTCGGACGCGGCGCTCAAGCTGCTCCTGGCCTACGCCTGGCCGGGGAACGTGCGCGAGCTCCGCAACGTGCTGGAGCGCGCGCTGGTGCTCTCGCCCGGCGAGGAGGCCGTCCTCCCCGAGCACCTCCCCCCCGAGGTGCGCACCCCGTCCCCCTCCGCCGCCCCGGTGCGCGAGCACCAGACGGTGATGACGCTGCAGGAGGTGGAGCGGCGGCACATCGAGCGGACGCTCGTCATGCTCGACGGCAACCGCACCCATGCCGCCGAGGCCATGGGGATCTCCCGCGCCACGCTGCACAACAAGATCCGCCTCTTCGGCCTGGAGGACGTCGGGCGGAACTGAGTGCGGGAGTGCGGGAGTGCGGGAGTGCGAAGTGCGGAACGGCGCCTCCACCGGGAAATCCCGGCGGGGGCGCCGTTTGTCGTGCTCCCCTCCCCATTGCGGGGGGGGCGGGGGGAGGGGGTCCGCCGTTGCCGGTCCCTACACCCTGCTCCCTGCGGTCCCGATCCGCCGCTCCACCCGGAAGAACGCCGTCACCGCGTCGGGGTGGAACTCGCTCCCGGCGCGGCTCCGCAGCACCTTCTCCCACAGCTCGCGGGGCAGCGTCTCGCGGTAGGAGCGGTCCGAGGTCATGGCGTCGTAGGTGTCCACCACCCGGAGGATCCCGGCGAGGAGGAACTCCGGGGTGTCCGGGGGGATGCGGCTGGGGAGCTCGGCGTAGCTGGTGTACTGGTGCTCGATCAGCGGCGCCAACCGCCGGAGCGAGGGGACGGCGCCCACGATCTGCGCCCCGGCCCGGGTGTGGGAGCGGATCTGCTCCAGCTCGGCCGGGGTGAGCGGCGCGGTCTTGTGCAGCAGGTCCAGCGAGACGCCCAGCTTCCCGATCTCGTGCAGCATGGCGGCGGTGTGCACCAGCTCCGCCGCGGCGTCGTCCAGCTCCAGCTCCCGGGCGACCTCCCGGCACAGCTCGGCCACCCGCACGCAGTGGCCGCGCATGTACGGGTCCTTGGCCTCCATGGTCATGGCCAGGGCGGTGACCATCTCCAGCTGGGCCTCGCGGATCGCCCGCTGCAGCCGCGCCGTCTCGCGGAACATCTCGCCGCGCAGCGACTGCAGGTCCTGGCGGATCCGGTCGATCGCTCCCGCAATGGAGCCGCGCACCTGCTCGGGGTCGAGCGGACGGGGGAGGACGCTGAACGGCTCGATCCGGAACGCCGGTCCGGCCGTCCCGCAGGTGGTGGTGCCGGTGAACGGCGCCCCCGGCTCCACCACCACCAGGTGCTGCCCGAGCTGGTTGAGCTGCCGGAAGCGGCGGAGGTAGCCGATCCCCTCCAGCGGCGCGGTCCCTCCCAGGTCCGTGATCACCAGGTCGGGGATGATCCCCTGCTCGAACACGCTGAGCGCCTCTCCGCCGTGCGGGACGGTGAGCGTGAGGTGCCCCTCGGCGCGGATCACGGGGTCGAGCTCGTCGACCACCTCGCGGCGGTCGCTCACGACCAGCACTCTACCGTGGAACATGGGCCGTCCCTCCGGGTCGGTGCGGGCGCTGTACCTCGTTCCCCACCAGCAGTGGGATGCCCGGGGAGGGGGCGTGGCGGTGCATGGGGGTGGCCTGGGAGATCATCGCTTTCTTCTGGGGCTGGAGGGGAACCGTCCGGCCCCTCTTCGGGCAAGCGGCGGTCCACCTCCGTCCTCAGCTCACAGCTTCTTGTCGAGCAGCGACTTACGTGCAGCCGGGCGGCGCGGGCGGGAGGAGCCGGAAGTGTCCGGCTCCTGTACGCCGGGGCGGCCGTCTCCGGCCAGGTGCTTGTGGGGGAACGGCTTCCGGCGGGTGTACGGGAACTGGACGGTGCCGGGGAAACGCAGCGCGGGCCGGCCCTTGGGGCCGGCCCGCGCGGGGCTCCGGTCGGGAGAGCGGCGCCGTCAGCGGCGCGTGCGCCCCTCGCGCCTGCGCGGCTCCTGCTTCTCCGGCTCGCGGAAGACGTTCTCGAAGCGGCGCCCGCGCACCACCACCCCGCGGGGCGAGGTGCTCTCCATCTGCGCGAGGACGCGGTTGGTGACCACCGAGGCGACGGTCTCGCCCAGCGACATCATGTCGACGTACATCTCGATGGCCCGGTCGGAGCTCACCTCGTCCCCCAGGTCGTCCAGGAGGTCGAGCGCGTTCGCGACGTGCGTGTCGATGATCGCCTCCTCCGAGCGCGCGGCGGCGATCAGGAGCTTGCGGCGGGCTTCCGCGCTCAGGCGCTTACGGAAAAAGTTGAACATGGCTCCTCCGGGTCGGGACGCGGGTGCAAGATGCCCTCGCGCACGGGCCGGCGCAAGATCGGGTCCGGTGCGGGGGTTGGTCGCCGCGGGGGCCCCGATTATATTCGTAAGCGGCGTTTCCCGCACGACCTGCGGGACCGCGCGGGGCCGAGAACATCACGCAGGGATAAAGCGCATCGATGGCGAATCCGTTCCTCACCTCGGAAGAATTCGACGAGCGGGCGCACCGCTTCTACGAGTCCGGCGAGTACGAGGTTGCTCTGGAGGTCCTCCGCGAGGGCGTCCGGCAGCATCCGGATTCGGCGCTGCTGCACGTGGGGATCGGGTACGTCCGCATCGCCCGGGAGGAGTACGCCTGGGCGCGCCGCTCGTTCGAGACCGCGCTGGAGATCGACTCCGAGTACGAGGACGCCTGGGTGGGCCTCGGCGAGACGCTGCTCAAGTTCGGCGACGTGGAGGGGGCGCTCCGCTCCTTCGGCCGGATCGACGCCATGGGGCTCTCCGAAGACCTCGAGATCGGGCTGGCCATCGGGCGCGCGCTCTACCGGGAGGCCCTGTTCACGCACGCCCGGCACCGCTTCACGGCGCTGGTGGCGGCGCACCCCGACAGCGCGGAGGTGGCGGCGGCGCGCGGGTACACCCTGCACGCCCTCGGCGACGACATCGGGGCGCGCCGCGAGCTGCGCCGCGCGCTCCGGCTGGACGCGGAGCTGCACGAGGCGCGCATCTACCTGGCGCACCTCCTGTACGACCGGAGCGACGCGGCGGGCGCCCTGCGCGAGCTGGAGCGCGTCCCCCCGCAGGAGCACTGGGACACCCTCTCGGTCTGGCGCTACATCGACCTGAAGTGCTCGCTGGACGGGTGGACGGAGACGGACGAGGCGTTCGCCGCCTGGCGCGAGCGGCTGGAGGAGCTGGAGGGGGAGCCGGACGAGATCGAGCACCTCCTGGCCGAGGTGGAGGCCGCCTTCGAGGCGGACGTCGAGGACCAGGCCGAGCGCGCCCTGGCGCGCCTGGGGCAGGTGGAGGCGCTGGTCCGCGCCCTTCCCCCCGCCGCCCAGCCGCTGGCGCTCCCGGCGGCGGTGGGGACCGGGACGCACCGGGTGCGCACCTCCGAGGGGCGCGTCTTCTCCGGGAGCTGGGACGAGATCGTGGGCGCCATGCGCGACGCCTCCCCGCACCCCGGCGACTCGCTGGCGGCGTTCATGATCCGCTCGGCCGAGGCGGCGCGGGCGGGTACGGGGCAGCGGGTCCCCTGCGACGACGCGGAGTCGTTCCTCCGCGGGAGCGCGCGCGCCGGGCTGCTGGAGATCGAGGAGTAGCCGCCTCCGGGCCCGGAGCCCGCTCCTTGCATGGGGGCGGGCGGATCCGGCCCGGTGGGGACCTGCTGCCGCGGGAGGTGCGCGTGGGCGTGAGCAACGGTGGAGGGGAAGCGTCGCTGAAGCCGCTCCGGAAGGCGTCCGGGGCGGCCGACGTGCTCAGGGCGGGGACGGCGGAGCCGCAGGCGCG encodes the following:
- a CDS encoding sigma-54 dependent transcriptional regulator — encoded protein: MQRSILLIDDEPDVIRSLGRYFERAGWEVFRAMTGEEGLRLYEASQPDLVLLDLHLPGISGMDVLEVLAARDATVVMLTGHGDIETAVEAMRLGAENFLTKPVELAHLAAAAGKALEKTELRRANRTLVARLAEGRGTSTLGSSPRMREMARQVELLAASEGTTVLLLGESGTGKGWVAQMLHAHSPRARAPFVEVNCAGLSANFLDSELFGHEKGAFTDAKTMKRGLFEVAHGGTLFLDEVGDLAADLQPKLLKVLERKTFRRLGGTREIEVDVRLVAATNRDLESEVAAGRFREDLFYRLNVLPLTLPPLRERTRDDLLDLVRRLMAELRTTHPRGAPRLSDAALKLLLAYAWPGNVRELRNVLERALVLSPGEEAVLPEHLPPEVRTPSPSAAPVREHQTVMTLQEVERRHIERTLVMLDGNRTHAAEAMGISRATLHNKIRLFGLEDVGRN
- a CDS encoding HD domain-containing phosphohydrolase, giving the protein MFHGRVLVVSDRREVVDELDPVIRAEGHLTLTVPHGGEALSVFEQGIIPDLVITDLGGTAPLEGIGYLRRFRQLNQLGQHLVVVEPGAPFTGTTTCGTAGPAFRIEPFSVLPRPLDPEQVRGSIAGAIDRIRQDLQSLRGEMFRETARLQRAIREAQLEMVTALAMTMEAKDPYMRGHCVRVAELCREVARELELDDAAAELVHTAAMLHEIGKLGVSLDLLHKTAPLTPAELEQIRSHTRAGAQIVGAVPSLRRLAPLIEHQYTSYAELPSRIPPDTPEFLLAGILRVVDTYDAMTSDRSYRETLPRELWEKVLRSRAGSEFHPDAVTAFFRVERRIGTAGSRV
- a CDS encoding tetratricopeptide repeat protein translates to MANPFLTSEEFDERAHRFYESGEYEVALEVLREGVRQHPDSALLHVGIGYVRIAREEYAWARRSFETALEIDSEYEDAWVGLGETLLKFGDVEGALRSFGRIDAMGLSEDLEIGLAIGRALYREALFTHARHRFTALVAAHPDSAEVAAARGYTLHALGDDIGARRELRRALRLDAELHEARIYLAHLLYDRSDAAGALRELERVPPQEHWDTLSVWRYIDLKCSLDGWTETDEAFAAWRERLEELEGEPDEIEHLLAEVEAAFEADVEDQAERALARLGQVEALVRALPPAAQPLALPAAVGTGTHRVRTSEGRVFSGSWDEIVGAMRDASPHPGDSLAAFMIRSAEAARAGTGQRVPCDDAESFLRGSARAGLLEIEE